A segment of the Nostoc sp. TCL26-01 genome:
GTTCCACAGACAATAAAAGAGTTTCCGCTAAACGTCGTCAGATGATGTCTTCTGAGGGTGAGAATCTGGAAATAGAATCGGCAAGGCGATCGCTAGAAGATAAAATTGCTCAGTTAAATGCCACAATCGATGAAGTCAGGAAGCATCTAGGCAACGTCAACGGTACACCAACTCAGTCTACAGGCGATCGTTCTCCCAGTACAGATGCTTAAAAAATTCTGTAGATAGTTTTTATCTCTTAATTAAACCCACCATCCTCCACGCCCGATTCCCATGACGGTTAATGCGGCAAGGATCTGCATACCTCATAGCATAGACTGAATTAAAATCTATAATATGACCGCTTTTGACACTTAGTAGGAAACAAATACATCCATGAATCTACTGATTACTACCCTCGTTACCTTCATAACCATTTACAGTTACTTGTTGATTATTCGAGTTCTATTAACCTGGTTCCCCAATATCAACTGGTATAACCAACCATTTTCCGCTTTAAGCCAAATAACTGATCCTTATTTAAATCTCTTCCGTTCCATTATCCCCCCCCTGGGTGGCATGGATTTTTCCCCAATCCTCGCTTTTTTGGTACTAACTTTAACTAGCGATTTCCTCAAAACCCTCACGACTCTACCATTTGCCCAGGGATTTTAATTCTCACTCTCCACAGACTCCGTAGAGACGTGAGGTCAACAGCGTCTCTACAAGTCTCATCATCTCACTTCTACTTGCGGACTTGAGCGCTAAATCCAGATGCTTTAAACTGCTTCAGTTTCAGAGGTAATGGCTGATTTGCAGGTACAGAAATTCTCAACTCAAAATCGCTAGTTCCCGGTGGAACTTCGGCAATAGAACCTAGACGAGTACGGTTTTGTAATATCGGATCGTTATTGGCATCATAGATGCGCCCGAAGATATCTGCATCGTAGACAGTCTTATATGTACCATTTTCTGCTTTACCAGTGACAATAAAACAGTTAGCCGCCCCACTACCCGAACTAGTGACAGCACCCTTAGCCAGTTCTGCTGGGCATTCCTGATATGACAAGTCTGACAATTTAATCTGAGTCAAAGCTAAAGCCGAGGGTGTCCATATCCACGAGACAACGGCTATCAAGCCAGAAATCACTATGGTTGTCATTAGTCGTGAATAGTAGCATTTAGCTAACAACAAAAAATTCAATAATAGCGGTGTACTGTTTTTCTTTTTCATATCTGTATTAAGGTAGCAAGTCAACCTAACTAAACTTTATACCGATGAGGGGAGATTAGGGGATAGGAGATAGGGTGGAGTGAGGGAGTGCTGTTAGCGGTAGCGCGGCGTTTAGCCGGTGCTGAGTGAGGGGTGCAGGGGTGTGAACAGTGAACAGTGAACGTTTATTAACTGGTAACTGATAACTGTTAACTGGTCACTGGTAACTGATTTGGTAGGGGAGCAGGGGAGAAGAAGAAATGATAATGACCACTGACTATTGACTATTGACCAATGACTAACGACTTTTATTTAACTTTTGTAATAATTATTAAATCAGACCCTTGATCAATATCACATTATGACTCCCGATGAGATTACAACAGTTTTGCAAACAGCCTTTCATCGTTGTGATGCAGCTAGCTGTCCTCTCACTGCTACGCAAAAGGAGATATTATTGCAATTGGTCGAGGAACTTTATCGGCAATCTCATTCGGGAAACTTAGATACTGTCAATCCTTTAGACGAACTCACTCCAGAAGAATTAGAGATATTTTTAGGGTTCGTCAAAACCGAAGAACAAAAAAACCGCACTTGGAAAGTACAGTTACTAAACGATTGGCTGCATGAGAACGATTCGGGACAGGTGCAGTTTATTCGTGAACGTTATGGCTTGCAATGGTTAAATCGGGTTGAGTCATATCACTTTGACAAGTATGCTTATTTTGAAGATGCCCTAAGAATTAGAGTAGGCGATCGCATTGAAGTTGCCAATGCCCTGTGGGAATGGGTGCAAGATGATGGCCCCTGTACACGAGAATGGTTTCTGGTGAACGTAATCAAGATTGATGAAATTAGCAATGGTGCTGATTCTATAACTAACTGCGTTGTTCGCTTCTACAACGGCGCTGAGTACGAAATTGTAGGTGTCTACGAATGGAACCGCTACAACTGGCGCTGGCCGAAACAGTAGTTGGAGTCAGGGATAGAGAAATTAGCGAATATTAAGGTAATTCAACCCCTATACTCAGTACAGGTTACTTGAGTGTCTCGTTTCCAGCTTTGAATATTATCTATATTTGGCAAATGTCGTCCTTTATCGAAACTAGTCTACTATTAGCTACAACTTTTTATCAAGCGATCGCTTGCAGGATAGAAGATAGAAATCCACCACCAGGACAACTAATTGATGTGGGAGGACATCGCTTGCACCTTTACACTTTGGGAAAATCTAGTCCCACTCTTCCCACGGTTGTCTTAGAACATAGTTTAGGTGGTATTGAAGGTTATTTACTGGTACAAGAAATAGCCAAGCTGACACAAGTTTGTATTTATGATCGTGCTGGATATGGGTGGAGTGATTATAGTCCTCATCCCCGCACTAGTGAACAAATTGTCAAAGAGTTAAATTCACTCCTTACGCAAGCAGAGATTGCCCCACCTTATATACTTGTAGGCAATTCCTTCGGTAGCTATAACGTGAGATTATATGCACATTATTTCCCAGAAAAAGTAGTAGGAATAGTTCTGACTGATGGACTCCATGAAACTGGAATGTTAAAAATGTCTATCTATTTACAAGGGTTAAAATTATTTTTTATTTCCGGATTTATCATGTCAATCTTAGGGTCAATTTTTGGGATTATTCGCTTACTGAAAGTGATGGGAACATTTGAATTGATTAAACCAGAATTAAGAAAATATTCATCAGAATATTTAAAACCTATCAAACGTTCTTTCTGCCGCCCCCAGCATTGGATTACCATGATTCGGGAACTATTCAATTTAGATACAAGTAGTCGCCAAATTCTATCAAATAGTCAGTCGGGAACAATACCCATAGTTAGTATCAAAGCTCATACTTTTTTCCATCCATCCATGTGGACTACTTTTTTACCAATAGCGGCTGCCAATGATTTGCGGGAACAAATGCACAGACAAATCCTTAATTTATCTACAGATTGTACACAACTTCAAGCTCATCAAAGTGGACATTTTGTTTGGATTGATCAACCAGAGATAATTTTGAGTGCTGTTCAAATGATTATAGAAAAGCTAAAAAGACAATAGAAGTAATTACGATTTAATTCCGATGCGCCGAGACTCAATTTTTTACAAATTATTTCAACAATATCCTACTCTGTTATTTGAATTATTAACAGATCCTCCAACTAATGCGGATGCTTATCGATTTGATTCTGTAGCTGTTAAAGAACCTAAATTTGAAATTGACGGGGTATTTTTACCACCAGAAAATGCAGGCGCAGGGGTAGTCTATTTCTGTGAGGTGCAATTTCAGCGAGACGAACAGCTTTATGCAAGAGTATTTGCTGAGTCTTCACTATATTTCTACCGCAACTCTACTAGATTTAGCGACTGGCAGGCAGTAATTATTTA
Coding sequences within it:
- a CDS encoding YggT family protein yields the protein MNLLITTLVTFITIYSYLLIIRVLLTWFPNINWYNQPFSALSQITDPYLNLFRSIIPPLGGMDFSPILAFLVLTLTSDFLKTLTTLPFAQGF
- a CDS encoding biotin carboxylase, whose amino-acid sequence is MTTIVISGLIAVVSWIWTPSALALTQIKLSDLSYQECPAELAKGAVTSSGSGAANCFIVTGKAENGTYKTVYDADIFGRIYDANNDPILQNRTRLGSIAEVPPGTSDFELRISVPANQPLPLKLKQFKASGFSAQVRK
- a CDS encoding alpha/beta fold hydrolase; translated protein: MNIIYIWQMSSFIETSLLLATTFYQAIACRIEDRNPPPGQLIDVGGHRLHLYTLGKSSPTLPTVVLEHSLGGIEGYLLVQEIAKLTQVCIYDRAGYGWSDYSPHPRTSEQIVKELNSLLTQAEIAPPYILVGNSFGSYNVRLYAHYFPEKVVGIVLTDGLHETGMLKMSIYLQGLKLFFISGFIMSILGSIFGIIRLLKVMGTFELIKPELRKYSSEYLKPIKRSFCRPQHWITMIRELFNLDTSSRQILSNSQSGTIPIVSIKAHTFFHPSMWTTFLPIAAANDLREQMHRQILNLSTDCTQLQAHQSGHFVWIDQPEIILSAVQMIIEKLKRQ